A stretch of DNA from Arachis hypogaea cultivar Tifrunner chromosome 19, arahy.Tifrunner.gnm2.J5K5, whole genome shotgun sequence:
GCTTGTGAGAAGGCGAAGAGGACTTTATCATACGCCACTACTGCCACAATTGAGTTAGATGCTTTCTTTGAAGGAATCGACTTCTGTTCGTCAATCACTCGTGCTAGATTCGAAGAACTTAATATGGACCTCTTCCGAGAGTGCTTGGAAACGGTAGATCGATGCATCACTGATTCAAATGTGGACAAGGCAAGTGTACATGATGTAGTTCTTGTTGGTGGCTCATCTAGGATACCCAAAGTGCAGGAGTTGCTGCAAGAATTTTTCAAGGGAAAGGAACTCTGTAAGAGCATCAATCCCGATGAAGCTGTTGCTTATGGCGCGGCTGTTAAGGCTGCTTTGTTGAGTGGAGGCACTAAGAGTAGTGCCCCAAATTTGGTGCTGCAGGATGTTACTCCTCTGTCTCTTGGTGTACGGACAAGAGGAGATGTAATGACTGTTGTGATTCCAAGGAATACTAACATTCCAGTAAAGAAATCACGAAATCTCTTCACGGTTGTAGATAACCAATTGAGTGTGCTGCAAGAAATTTATGAAGGTGAGAGGACAAGAGCCAGCGATAACAACTTGCTCGGTCTATACACATTTCATGGCATCCCGCCTGCTCCTAAAGGCCATCCTGTATCGATATGCTTCGATTTAGATGCCGACGGCATCCTATGTGTAACTTCTAAGGAAAAGACCACTGGCAATAAAAACCAGATTACCATAACAAATGATGAAGGAAGATTGTCGCAGGAAGAAATCAAAAGGCtaattaaggaagctaagagatacaAGGTTGAAGATGACAAGTTTCTTAAGAAGGTTAAAGCAATGAATGCTTTGGATGATTATGTCTATGACATGGAGAAAGCCTTAATCGGTTCTAAGCTCTGTCCTGCGGATAAGAAGAAGCTAAATTCTGCAATTGATAAGGCTAGAACTCTGCTTGATGATGGTAACAAGGAGAACATAGAAACTCATGTGTTTGTGGAGCATCTTAA
This window harbors:
- the LOC112776455 gene encoding heat shock cognate 70 kDa protein-like, with product MARKYKGHAVGIDLGTTYSCVAVWQEQHCRVEIIHNDQGNRTTPSYVAFTANQRFIGDAAKNQAAANPTNTVFDVKRLIGRKYSDPIVKNDILMWPFKVTAGIDDKPMIVVTYKDKEMHFSAEEISSMVLTKMREIAEAYLESPVCDAVITVPAYFNDSQRKATRDAGAIAGLNVMRIISEPTAAAIAYGLDKRSDCAGKRNIFIFDLGGGTFDVSLLTIKGKVFQVKATAGNTHLGGEDFDSRIVTYFVKEFKRKNKVDISGNPRALRRLRTACEKAKRTLSYATTATIELDAFFEGIDFCSSITRARFEELNMDLFRECLETVDRCITDSNVDKASVHDVVLVGGSSRIPKVQELLQEFFKGKELCKSINPDEAVAYGAAVKAALLSGGTKSSAPNLVLQDVTPLSLGVRTRGDVMTVVIPRNTNIPVKKSRNLFTVVDNQLSVLQEIYEGERTRASDNNLLGLYTFHGIPPAPKGHPVSICFDLDADGILCVTSKEKTTGNKNQITITNDEGRLSQEEIKRLIKEAKRYKVEDDKFLKKVKAMNALDDYVYDMEKALIGSKLCPADKKKLNSAIDKARTLLDDGNKENIETHVFVEHLNEAKLIFEPIIAKTR